Proteins found in one Corynebacterium zhongnanshanii genomic segment:
- a CDS encoding methyltransferase domain-containing protein, which translates to MLADVIDLLADPVDGTPLAAGDDQWRTLVSPSGHSYDVARQGYVTLAGGSGLRYSGDDASMIDARETFLSGGHFAPFVEAVSHNVEQVLDDAQVSQDAQPALVEVGAGTGYYLSHALDLIEGSRGIGIDVSTAAAKRLAHAHPRVGAVVADAWSTLPIRSGSIDAIAVVFAPRNAAEFARILAPKGQVVVLTAEVGHLAELREPLGIIDVEEGKVQRMIAQASGHLVPVGESEVIEFTMKLDQASIAAQIGMSPSARHIHPDVLQERIAALPETMEVTARAAITRLAKADSAN; encoded by the coding sequence GTGCTTGCTGATGTGATTGACCTCTTGGCGGATCCCGTAGATGGCACTCCGTTGGCCGCTGGCGATGATCAGTGGCGCACGCTGGTGTCCCCATCTGGGCATAGCTACGACGTTGCTCGTCAGGGTTATGTGACCCTCGCCGGCGGCTCTGGCCTGCGCTACAGCGGTGACGATGCCTCCATGATCGATGCGCGTGAAACCTTCCTCTCTGGCGGCCATTTCGCGCCGTTTGTGGAGGCCGTGTCTCACAACGTAGAGCAGGTTCTGGACGACGCCCAGGTCTCCCAGGACGCCCAGCCCGCCCTGGTGGAGGTCGGCGCCGGCACGGGCTACTACCTGTCGCACGCACTGGACCTGATTGAGGGCTCCCGCGGCATTGGTATCGACGTGTCCACGGCCGCCGCGAAGCGTCTGGCGCACGCGCACCCACGCGTGGGTGCCGTGGTAGCCGATGCGTGGTCGACCTTGCCCATCCGTTCTGGTTCTATCGACGCCATCGCTGTGGTCTTCGCTCCACGCAATGCGGCGGAATTTGCGCGTATCTTGGCCCCGAAGGGGCAGGTGGTTGTCTTGACCGCTGAGGTGGGTCACCTCGCGGAGCTGCGTGAGCCTCTGGGAATCATCGATGTGGAAGAGGGTAAGGTGCAGCGCATGATTGCGCAGGCCTCTGGCCACTTGGTGCCGGTGGGGGAGTCCGAGGTCATCGAGTTCACGATGAAGCTGGATCAGGCGTCCATCGCGGCGCAGATTGGGATGAGCCCGTCGGCTCGGCATATTCACCCTGATGTGCTGCAGGAGCGGATTGCGGCTCTGCCGGAGACGATGGAGGTGACCGCCCGCGCGGCGATCACCCGTTTGGCGAAGGCTGACTCCGCGAACTAA
- a CDS encoding leucyl aminopeptidase family protein, whose protein sequence is MSALPRIPQPTVTIAVGDAVEGNEVISARIVVDDCVGTVELRLDQAGQSVEWVTGVPADPTPDHDLTDSAEFSDDGWRAAGGSLVRRISTQIEGHPVRAKKHLVQVRVPDTATVTNVQSLVIGLVVGNHTLVTSHTKKARVQAVNIVFEHTDPSRVQALSEAAAHGERLAQATCLARDLSNTPSNIKTPEWLANKALTAVEDIPGVKVRVRDKAWLKSKGFGGILAVGAGSKHKPALVEMEWNPDRVGQRRRRKSVLLVGKGVTFDTGGISLKPAAGMGSMRTDMTGGASVLAAFRALAQMQVPRRVVALIPMAENMVDGKSYRPGDVVEHYGGITTEVSNTDAEGRMLLADAVAYGTKKYKPSTVVTLATLTGAAKLALGLRVGAVFAPNWGKGVKLARRGAVVGERWWPMPMLEYLEDAVDSTVADVHQTPKGPGAVTAAMFLRRFTRGVPFYHLDIAGPGRAESTFDEITPLGTGFGARTLINWLSR, encoded by the coding sequence ATGTCTGCCCTGCCACGAATCCCACAGCCCACCGTCACCATCGCAGTGGGTGACGCAGTCGAAGGCAACGAGGTCATCTCCGCCCGCATCGTCGTGGACGACTGTGTAGGAACGGTGGAGCTGCGCCTCGATCAGGCTGGGCAGTCTGTGGAATGGGTGACGGGCGTTCCCGCAGACCCCACTCCCGACCACGACCTGACCGATAGTGCCGAATTCTCCGACGACGGATGGCGCGCCGCTGGTGGCTCGCTGGTGCGTCGTATTTCCACGCAGATTGAAGGCCACCCGGTGCGGGCGAAGAAACATCTCGTGCAGGTGCGCGTCCCGGACACCGCGACAGTCACCAATGTCCAGTCCTTGGTGATAGGCCTGGTGGTGGGCAATCACACCCTCGTGACCTCGCACACCAAGAAGGCGCGTGTTCAGGCCGTCAATATCGTCTTCGAGCACACGGACCCGTCCCGCGTTCAGGCGCTTAGCGAGGCCGCAGCCCACGGCGAACGCCTGGCACAGGCCACGTGCCTGGCACGTGACCTGTCCAATACCCCCAGCAACATTAAAACGCCTGAGTGGCTGGCCAACAAGGCCCTCACCGCGGTGGAGGACATCCCGGGCGTGAAGGTGCGCGTGCGTGATAAGGCGTGGCTGAAGTCCAAGGGCTTCGGTGGAATCCTCGCGGTGGGTGCCGGATCCAAGCACAAGCCCGCGCTGGTGGAGATGGAATGGAACCCGGATAGGGTGGGCCAGCGGCGTCGACGGAAATCGGTTCTGCTGGTCGGCAAGGGCGTGACCTTTGATACTGGAGGTATTTCTCTGAAGCCCGCCGCAGGCATGGGCTCCATGCGCACGGACATGACCGGCGGGGCTAGTGTCCTGGCGGCCTTCCGGGCCTTGGCACAGATGCAGGTGCCGCGCCGGGTGGTGGCGCTGATCCCTATGGCGGAGAACATGGTGGATGGAAAGTCCTATCGCCCCGGTGACGTGGTGGAGCACTACGGTGGCATCACCACCGAGGTGTCCAACACGGACGCCGAGGGCCGGATGCTGCTGGCCGATGCCGTGGCGTATGGCACGAAAAAGTACAAGCCCTCCACTGTGGTGACGCTGGCGACTCTGACGGGCGCGGCCAAGCTGGCCCTGGGCCTGCGTGTGGGTGCTGTATTCGCCCCCAACTGGGGCAAGGGCGTGAAACTTGCCCGACGCGGCGCCGTGGTGGGCGAGCGGTGGTGGCCGATGCCGATGCTGGAGTACCTGGAGGATGCGGTTGATTCCACCGTGGCGGATGTGCACCAAACCCCGAAGGGGCCGGGTGCTGTGACGGCGGCGATGTTCCTGCGACGCTTCACCCGCGGTGTGCCTTTCTACCACCTGGATATCGCGGGCCCCGGCCGCGCTGAGTCCACGTTTGACGAGATCACCCCACTGGGAACCGGATTTGGCGCCCGTACGCTGATAAATTGGTTGTCCCGCTAA
- a CDS encoding DivIVA domain-containing protein, producing MFWIVSLLGAVVFGALLTLVLGTVVGRQEDYPPRLEEPDAQEPWKTLMDAPITASSVQEIQFAQSVRGYNPQQVDAYLERISARLEQLERQPHHHNTHDS from the coding sequence ATGTTTTGGATCGTGTCTCTCCTCGGAGCTGTGGTGTTCGGCGCCCTTCTGACGCTGGTGCTCGGCACCGTCGTGGGGCGTCAGGAAGATTACCCGCCACGCCTGGAGGAGCCGGACGCCCAAGAGCCGTGGAAAACCCTCATGGACGCCCCGATCACAGCCTCCTCGGTCCAGGAGATACAGTTCGCGCAATCCGTGCGCGGGTACAACCCACAGCAGGTTGATGCGTATCTGGAACGGATTTCCGCCCGCCTTGAACAGCTGGAACGCCAGCCTCACCACCACAACACACACGACAGTTAG
- a CDS encoding TIGR00730 family Rossman fold protein, whose amino-acid sequence MSDSTSSSTSSTSASASTPSSKPQRDFGYRGPVLVRGRQRESADRSTTDKRLLRPQPHTDWLHTDPWRVMRIQSEFVDGFGALAKIPKAITVFGSARIDEDHQYYRTGVELGKLIHEAGYATITGGGPGLMEAANRGSWEAGGLSIGLGIELPMEQGLNPYIDLGLNFRYFFVRKTMFLKYSQAFVCLPGGFGTLDELFEALVMVQTEKVERFPIILIGTEFWGGLVDWITTRLVEEGMIAPEDVDLIHVTDDPAEAVNFCVAVHQHQEDERRIEDLKVRQEELRQEQEELAATLEHLGQQRDESRGHQRDEPRDQQRG is encoded by the coding sequence ATGAGCGACAGTACTTCTTCGTCCACATCATCCACATCAGCATCGGCATCGACGCCGTCATCCAAGCCACAGCGCGATTTCGGCTACCGCGGCCCTGTGTTGGTGCGCGGTCGTCAACGCGAGAGCGCCGACCGCTCTACCACTGATAAGCGCCTGCTGCGCCCACAGCCCCACACGGACTGGCTGCACACTGACCCGTGGCGCGTGATGCGCATCCAATCGGAGTTCGTGGATGGCTTTGGCGCGCTGGCGAAAATTCCTAAGGCCATTACTGTGTTTGGCTCAGCCCGGATTGATGAGGACCACCAGTACTACCGCACGGGCGTGGAACTGGGAAAATTGATTCACGAAGCCGGCTACGCCACTATTACCGGCGGCGGCCCGGGACTAATGGAAGCCGCGAACCGAGGAAGTTGGGAAGCTGGAGGCTTGTCGATTGGCCTGGGCATCGAGCTTCCTATGGAACAGGGCTTGAACCCCTACATCGACTTAGGCTTAAACTTCCGATACTTCTTCGTGCGCAAGACGATGTTCCTGAAATATTCCCAGGCCTTCGTGTGCCTGCCGGGCGGTTTCGGCACCCTGGATGAACTCTTCGAAGCGCTGGTGATGGTGCAGACAGAGAAGGTGGAACGCTTCCCGATCATCCTGATCGGCACGGAGTTTTGGGGCGGGCTTGTGGACTGGATTACCACCCGCCTGGTGGAGGAGGGCATGATCGCGCCGGAGGACGTGGACCTCATTCACGTCACCGATGATCCTGCTGAGGCTGTGAACTTTTGTGTGGCGGTGCACCAGCATCAGGAAGACGAGCGCCGCATTGAGGACTTGAAGGTCCGCCAGGAGGAGCTTCGTCAGGAGCAGGAAGAGCTGGCTGCCACGCTGGAGCACTTGGGTCAGCAGCGCGATGAGTCGCGGGGCCATCAGCGCGACGAGCCGAGGGATCAGCAGCGCGGCTAA
- the dapE gene encoding succinyl-diaminopimelate desuccinylase: protein MIPPKNTDSLTPPAAQTLWDALNNGPVELTRALVDIYSESHHELEIADALEPVLLSIPQVEVTRRGNTLVAWTTRGLAERVVLAGHIDTVPPADNLPSRLVHDPEAGEDVIYGLGSVDMKSGCACYLHAFATMAQDEDLTRDITLVLYEGEEVASRYNGLNHLVSSDPDLLQGTVALLGEPSGGLIEAGCQGTIRVKVTAHGVRAHSARSWLGDNALHKLAHVLVRVDQFDAQVVDVDGLEYHEGLNAVMAESGVATNTIPDEAWAFVNFRYAPHRTAEQALDLLFEVMGVGTPDAPAEGFSLEIDDISPAAVPGLDRPATASLVAATGGNVRAKFGWTDVARFTQLDIPAVNFGPGDPGLCHTKDEHCPVSQIRQVSEQLLSFLRS, encoded by the coding sequence ATGATCCCCCCAAAAAACACTGATTCTCTAACCCCGCCCGCAGCGCAGACCCTGTGGGACGCTCTGAACAACGGCCCCGTGGAGCTCACCCGCGCGCTCGTGGACATTTACAGCGAGTCTCACCACGAGCTGGAGATCGCCGATGCCCTGGAGCCTGTGCTGCTCTCCATTCCGCAGGTCGAGGTGACCCGGCGCGGCAACACGCTGGTGGCGTGGACCACTCGCGGGCTTGCCGAGCGCGTGGTGCTGGCCGGTCACATTGATACGGTTCCTCCCGCGGACAATCTGCCCAGCCGGCTGGTGCACGATCCGGAAGCCGGCGAGGACGTGATTTACGGGTTGGGCAGCGTGGACATGAAGTCCGGGTGCGCCTGCTACCTCCATGCGTTTGCGACCATGGCCCAGGACGAGGACCTGACTCGGGACATCACCCTGGTGCTGTATGAGGGGGAGGAGGTCGCCTCCCGTTACAACGGACTGAACCACCTGGTCTCGTCCGATCCGGATCTGCTGCAGGGTACCGTGGCGTTGCTGGGTGAGCCGTCCGGCGGGCTGATCGAGGCGGGATGCCAGGGGACGATCCGCGTGAAGGTCACCGCCCACGGGGTGCGCGCCCATTCCGCCCGCTCGTGGCTGGGTGATAACGCGCTGCACAAGTTGGCGCATGTCCTGGTGCGTGTTGATCAATTCGACGCCCAAGTGGTCGACGTGGACGGCCTGGAATACCACGAAGGGCTTAATGCTGTGATGGCTGAGTCGGGCGTGGCCACGAACACGATCCCCGATGAGGCCTGGGCTTTTGTGAACTTCCGCTATGCTCCGCACCGTACCGCCGAGCAGGCCTTGGATCTGTTGTTTGAGGTGATGGGTGTGGGCACTCCAGATGCGCCAGCTGAGGGGTTCAGCCTGGAGATCGACGATATCTCTCCGGCGGCGGTGCCTGGGTTGGACCGTCCGGCGACCGCAAGCCTGGTGGCAGCGACCGGGGGTAATGTGCGCGCGAAGTTCGGTTGGACCGATGTTGCCCGCTTTACCCAATTGGACATCCCTGCGGTGAATTTTGGGCCGGGGGATCCCGGGCTGTGCCACACGAAGGACGAGCATTGCCCGGTATCGCAGATCCGTCAGGTCAGTGAGCAGTTGCTGAGCTTCCTGCGAAGCTAG
- a CDS encoding amino acid permease — MSTSTPTQDQELGRDLKTRHLTMMGLGSAIGAGLFLSTGKGIQAAGPAVLLSYIVAGVIVIFVMQMLGELASARPASGTFATYGTYAFGNWAGFSLGWLYWFMLIMVMGAEITGASAIMANWFGVQPWLPALIAVLFFSIVNLAGVRGFGEFEYWFAFIKVAVIAAFMLIGFGLFFGLFPNYDSPGLSHFSDFVPHGIPGVATGLLAVAFAFGGIEIITIAAAESEDPSRSIASATRAVIWRISVFYLGSVFLITALLPYESMGEASGASDSPFTRVLALANIPGVVPFMEVIIVLALLSAFNAQIYATSRLVFSFAQQGNAPRIFTSVNSSHVPNVAVYSSLIFAFVSVALQFWGPDNLIGILFNIVGGSLLVIWAMITLSEIKLRPELEAEGTLVVRMWGYPVLPWITVILLAGLATLMLWDGDARPQLLFAIGTFVALSVLGLVIAGRSKNPAHTPEA, encoded by the coding sequence ATGAGTACTTCTACACCCACACAAGATCAGGAGCTAGGCCGCGATCTGAAAACGCGCCACCTGACCATGATGGGACTGGGTTCGGCCATTGGCGCGGGCCTGTTCCTCAGCACGGGCAAGGGAATCCAGGCTGCCGGACCCGCGGTTCTGTTGTCCTATATCGTCGCTGGAGTCATCGTTATTTTCGTGATGCAGATGCTGGGCGAATTGGCGTCCGCGCGGCCGGCCTCCGGCACATTCGCCACCTATGGAACCTACGCCTTCGGCAATTGGGCCGGTTTTAGTTTGGGCTGGCTGTATTGGTTCATGCTGATTATGGTGATGGGCGCGGAAATCACCGGCGCCTCGGCAATTATGGCGAATTGGTTTGGGGTGCAGCCGTGGCTCCCTGCGCTGATTGCCGTGCTGTTTTTCTCCATCGTGAACTTAGCGGGTGTGCGCGGATTCGGTGAATTTGAGTATTGGTTCGCCTTCATCAAGGTGGCCGTGATTGCGGCATTCATGCTGATCGGCTTCGGGCTGTTCTTTGGACTCTTCCCGAATTACGATTCCCCGGGCCTGTCGCACTTTTCTGACTTTGTCCCCCATGGCATTCCGGGTGTGGCCACGGGCCTTCTGGCTGTGGCGTTCGCGTTCGGTGGCATCGAGATCATTACCATCGCCGCTGCTGAATCCGAGGATCCGTCGCGCTCCATTGCCTCTGCCACGCGTGCGGTGATTTGGCGTATTTCCGTGTTTTACCTGGGCTCCGTCTTTCTGATTACGGCATTGCTGCCGTATGAGTCCATGGGTGAGGCCTCCGGCGCCTCCGACTCCCCATTCACCCGCGTGTTGGCGCTGGCGAACATTCCCGGTGTGGTTCCGTTCATGGAAGTCATCATTGTGCTGGCTCTGTTGTCCGCGTTTAACGCTCAGATTTACGCCACGTCTCGCCTGGTCTTCTCCTTTGCCCAGCAGGGCAATGCTCCACGCATTTTCACGTCCGTGAATAGCTCCCACGTTCCCAATGTTGCAGTGTACAGCTCCCTGATTTTCGCGTTCGTGTCCGTGGCTTTGCAATTCTGGGGCCCCGATAACCTGATCGGCATTTTGTTCAACATTGTGGGTGGCTCACTGTTGGTGATCTGGGCGATGATCACGTTGTCCGAAATTAAATTGCGCCCCGAGCTGGAAGCCGAAGGCACGCTGGTTGTCCGCATGTGGGGTTACCCCGTACTTCCGTGGATTACCGTGATTCTCCTGGCCGGTTTGGCAACCCTGATGCTGTGGGATGGCGACGCTCGCCCGCAGTTACTGTTCGCCATCGGCACCTTCGTGGCATTGTCCGTCCTGGGCCTCGTCATCGCCGGCCGCTCGAAGAACCCTGCTCACACCCCCGAGGCGTAA
- the dapD gene encoding 2,3,4,5-tetrahydropyridine-2,6-dicarboxylate N-succinyltransferase, with translation MTGAIGTGYATLTAEGDVLDVLFTEFALSTDATASGTEQSHEGPLAGTDEVRGTTRVHVRTVIEDLEAAPADTFDAYLRLHLISGREIKPHGCNLDGVFGKLNNVVWTNHGPCKVEGFAAVRERLQAERGPVTVYSVDKFPRMVDYVVPTGVRIGDADRVRLGAHLAEGTTVMHEGFVNFNAGTLGSSMVEGRISGGVVVGNGSDVGGGASIMGTLSGGGKQVISVGERCLLGANSGIGISIGDDVTVEAGLYLTYGTKVVVRGAVAELVGAEEGAAVKAAELSGQSSILFRRNSVSGEVEAVVNTNAVELNEDLHKN, from the coding sequence ATGACTGGAGCTATTGGAACTGGATACGCAACCCTGACCGCCGAGGGCGATGTCCTCGACGTCTTGTTCACCGAATTCGCATTGTCGACCGACGCCACGGCCTCCGGTACCGAACAATCTCATGAGGGTCCCCTGGCCGGCACTGATGAGGTTCGCGGCACCACCCGCGTGCATGTTCGTACCGTCATCGAGGATCTTGAGGCAGCCCCTGCGGACACGTTCGATGCCTACCTGCGCCTCCACTTGATCTCCGGACGTGAGATCAAGCCTCATGGCTGCAACCTGGATGGGGTGTTCGGAAAGCTCAACAATGTTGTGTGGACCAACCACGGCCCCTGCAAGGTGGAGGGCTTTGCTGCGGTGCGCGAGCGCCTGCAGGCAGAGCGCGGTCCTGTGACCGTGTACTCGGTGGACAAGTTCCCACGCATGGTGGACTACGTGGTGCCGACCGGTGTGCGCATCGGCGACGCCGACCGCGTACGCCTGGGCGCGCACCTGGCTGAGGGCACGACCGTGATGCACGAGGGCTTCGTAAACTTCAACGCCGGCACCTTGGGAAGCTCCATGGTGGAAGGCCGTATCTCTGGTGGTGTTGTTGTGGGCAACGGCTCCGACGTGGGTGGCGGCGCCTCCATCATGGGCACCCTGTCCGGCGGCGGCAAGCAGGTCATTTCCGTGGGCGAGCGGTGCCTGCTGGGTGCTAACTCCGGCATCGGCATTTCCATTGGCGATGACGTCACCGTGGAAGCTGGGCTGTATCTCACCTACGGAACCAAGGTTGTGGTCCGCGGTGCTGTGGCTGAGCTTGTGGGCGCCGAGGAGGGCGCTGCAGTGAAGGCTGCGGAACTGTCCGGGCAGTCTAGCATTCTGTTCCGACGCAACTCCGTCTCCGGTGAAGTGGAGGCCGTAGTAAACACCAATGCTGTGGAGCTCAACGAGGATCTGCACAAGAATTAA
- a CDS encoding pseudouridine synthase has protein sequence MSRWRPTPRQGVSAQRVVLRGHVPADGVEYWAAGAGDSPFPPGTLLEPLTALDVPTPAWFHPQVHEEPDYLLNLDIPVLYESRDVLVVDKPHGLPSTPNGSLMRANAQTMLRVHRSEMDLVAAHRLDRLTGGVLLLSRRPDTRGFLQTQFLRRTVAKTYVGRSVVRVAGFEQETVVELPMLKIKDVPQVRVDPAGKPTRTRVRLLGRTEAGEWEYLLRPETGHTHQLRVLMNHLGAPLVGDSTYPVYRATDFSNEALRTEPRLGLRAVSLTFRDPAEGESTVKITQK, from the coding sequence GTGTCTCGCTGGCGGCCTACGCCACGGCAGGGAGTATCGGCGCAGCGCGTGGTGCTGCGGGGCCACGTGCCTGCCGATGGTGTGGAGTACTGGGCGGCTGGTGCCGGGGATTCACCCTTTCCTCCGGGGACACTGCTGGAACCGCTCACAGCTCTGGATGTTCCCACTCCGGCATGGTTTCACCCGCAGGTGCATGAGGAGCCGGACTATCTTCTGAACCTGGATATTCCCGTGCTGTATGAGTCGCGGGATGTTCTGGTGGTGGATAAGCCCCATGGGTTGCCGTCCACACCCAATGGCTCGTTGATGCGGGCGAATGCGCAGACGATGTTGCGCGTGCACCGTTCAGAGATGGATCTGGTGGCGGCGCATCGGCTGGATCGCCTGACAGGGGGAGTGCTGCTGTTATCGCGCAGGCCGGACACCCGAGGCTTTCTGCAGACTCAGTTTCTGCGGCGCACTGTGGCTAAGACCTATGTGGGACGCTCAGTCGTGCGGGTCGCGGGATTTGAACAGGAGACGGTGGTGGAGCTGCCGATGCTCAAGATCAAGGACGTACCCCAGGTGAGGGTGGATCCGGCGGGCAAGCCCACAAGAACCCGGGTGCGGTTGCTGGGGCGCACGGAGGCGGGGGAGTGGGAGTATCTTCTGCGTCCGGAAACGGGGCATACGCATCAGTTGAGGGTGCTGATGAATCATCTGGGAGCGCCGCTGGTGGGGGACAGTACGTACCCGGTGTATCGGGCGACGGATTTTAGTAATGAGGCGCTACGGACCGAACCGCGTTTGGGCTTGCGGGCGGTGTCCCTCACTTTTCGCGATCCTGCTGAGGGAGAGAGCACAGTAAAAATCACACAAAAATAG
- the dapC gene encoding succinyldiaminopimelate transaminase, whose translation MAPTRIPVAQQLPDFPWDSLAEAKATAQAYPDGIVDLSVGTPVDPVAPHIQLALSEHAAQPGYPQTKGTPELRAAIVGAMERRYRVTGLDPERAVLPVVGTKEAIAWLPTLLGIGEGHTVVIPELAYPTYEVSAKLAGATVVRSDSLLKLGPSTPSLIYINSPANPHGKVLGVAHLQKMVEFARQRGTIIVSDECYLGLGWNDNNSSEDSARPVSILDPEVCGGDHTNLIAVHSLSKTSNLASYRAGWLAGDTQLIQELLEVRRHAGLMNPGPIQSAMIAALEEDGHEMLQKDLYRQRRTVLRAALEQAGFSIDYSEGGLYLWATEGRNCRETVDRLAAIGVLCAPGDFYGPTGVEHVRIGLTATDEKIDAAAQRIATLLSK comes from the coding sequence ATGGCACCCACTCGCATCCCCGTCGCCCAACAACTCCCGGATTTCCCCTGGGATTCCTTGGCGGAGGCAAAGGCAACGGCGCAGGCATACCCGGACGGGATTGTCGACCTGTCGGTCGGAACTCCAGTTGACCCTGTAGCTCCGCACATCCAGTTGGCTTTGAGCGAGCACGCAGCGCAGCCGGGTTACCCCCAGACGAAGGGTACCCCGGAGCTGCGCGCGGCGATTGTGGGTGCGATGGAGCGGCGCTATCGCGTGACGGGCCTGGACCCGGAGCGTGCCGTGTTGCCGGTGGTGGGCACGAAAGAGGCAATCGCCTGGCTGCCGACTCTGCTGGGCATTGGTGAGGGCCACACCGTGGTGATCCCGGAGTTGGCATACCCCACCTATGAGGTCTCAGCGAAGCTCGCCGGGGCGACCGTGGTGCGCAGCGACTCGCTGCTGAAGTTGGGGCCATCCACGCCGTCGTTGATCTACATCAATTCCCCGGCGAATCCTCATGGCAAGGTCTTGGGGGTGGCACATCTGCAGAAGATGGTGGAGTTCGCGCGCCAGCGCGGCACCATCATCGTGTCCGACGAGTGCTACCTGGGTCTCGGATGGAATGACAACAACTCCAGCGAGGATTCTGCCCGGCCGGTGTCCATCCTGGATCCCGAGGTGTGCGGCGGGGACCATACCAACCTGATCGCGGTGCATTCCCTGTCGAAGACTTCCAACTTGGCGTCCTATCGTGCAGGCTGGCTGGCCGGTGACACGCAGCTGATCCAGGAGCTGTTGGAGGTGCGCCGTCACGCGGGCCTGATGAACCCCGGTCCTATTCAGTCGGCGATGATCGCGGCTCTTGAGGAAGATGGCCACGAGATGCTGCAGAAGGATCTGTATCGTCAACGCCGAACCGTGTTGCGCGCGGCACTGGAGCAGGCTGGCTTCAGTATCGATTACTCCGAGGGTGGCCTGTACCTGTGGGCGACCGAGGGCCGCAATTGCCGGGAGACGGTGGACCGCCTCGCTGCCATTGGCGTGCTGTGCGCACCGGGGGACTTCTACGGCCCGACGGGCGTGGAGCATGTGCGCATTGGCCTGACTGCCACGGACGAGAAGATCGACGCCGCCGCGCAGCGCATCGCGACGTTGCTGTCGAAATAA
- the fdxA gene encoding ferredoxin, which yields MTYTIAQPCVDVMDRACVEECPVDCIYEGKRSLYIHPDECVDCGACEPVCPVEAIFYEDDVPEEWEEFNDANAAFFDDLGSPGGAAKLGPQDFDAELVAALPPQNEE from the coding sequence ATGACTTACACCATCGCACAGCCATGCGTTGACGTCATGGACCGAGCATGTGTTGAAGAATGCCCCGTTGATTGCATCTACGAGGGCAAGCGCTCCCTGTACATTCACCCTGACGAGTGTGTGGACTGTGGTGCTTGCGAACCCGTCTGTCCTGTGGAAGCCATCTTCTACGAAGATGATGTTCCGGAGGAGTGGGAAGAGTTTAACGACGCCAACGCAGCCTTCTTTGACGACTTAGGCTCTCCCGGTGGCGCGGCCAAGCTGGGCCCACAGGACTTTGACGCTGAGCTGGTGGCTGCCCTGCCACCTCAGAACGAAGAATAA
- the mshB gene encoding N-acetyl-1-D-myo-inositol-2-amino-2-deoxy-alpha-D-glucopyranoside deacetylase has product MTGTDNGSTPTIVAVHAHPDDEAIWTGLALAKAVRLGAKVINVTCTLGEEGEVIGDELARLVTDAQRPDGTGLLGGYRIAELQRALTSLGIDASPVFLGGVGRWRDSGMEGTPSIEHPRAFAHVDNFDEEVQQLTQLLEELRPDIVVTYATDGGYGHPDHKRAHRVTHAAVERLDAAMKPRQILWCVSDRLAIDDGLAGVSEDEIPEGWRFGEVAAVDHSEVDFTIHGASQDLAAKAAAMADHATQVVVDGPVFALSNQIVQPLLDTEAYTVAFTAPGEDRDYAQRFFEGEAATDKTAETVTGFMTESDEF; this is encoded by the coding sequence ATGACAGGCACGGATAACGGCAGCACACCCACCATCGTCGCCGTTCACGCGCACCCCGACGACGAAGCCATCTGGACCGGCCTCGCCCTCGCCAAAGCCGTGCGGCTGGGCGCGAAGGTCATCAACGTGACCTGCACGTTGGGGGAGGAAGGCGAGGTCATCGGGGACGAGCTTGCCCGATTAGTGACCGACGCTCAGCGCCCCGACGGGACCGGCCTGCTGGGTGGCTACCGCATTGCCGAGCTCCAGCGGGCCCTGACGTCTCTGGGAATCGACGCGAGCCCTGTGTTCCTGGGAGGGGTGGGGCGCTGGCGGGACTCCGGGATGGAGGGAACGCCGTCCATCGAACACCCGCGGGCGTTTGCCCATGTGGATAACTTCGACGAGGAAGTTCAGCAGCTCACGCAGCTGCTGGAGGAACTCCGACCCGACATTGTCGTCACGTATGCCACGGATGGCGGGTACGGCCACCCGGATCACAAGCGCGCTCATCGCGTGACGCACGCCGCGGTGGAACGGCTGGATGCGGCGATGAAGCCACGCCAGATCCTGTGGTGCGTGAGCGACCGGCTGGCCATCGATGACGGGCTTGCGGGCGTGAGTGAGGACGAGATTCCGGAGGGCTGGCGCTTCGGTGAGGTGGCCGCGGTGGACCACAGCGAGGTGGACTTCACCATCCATGGCGCCAGTCAGGACCTGGCCGCAAAGGCCGCGGCGATGGCAGACCACGCCACGCAGGTGGTGGTGGATGGGCCGGTGTTCGCGCTGTCTAACCAGATTGTGCAGCCGCTGTTGGATACGGAAGCTTATACCGTGGCGTTCACTGCGCCCGGGGAGGATAGGGACTACGCACAGCGGTTCTTCGAGGGCGAGGCTGCGACGGACAAGACGGCCGAGACGGTGACGGGTTTCATGACAGAAAGTGACGAGTTCTAG